A section of the Arabiibacter massiliensis genome encodes:
- the hemB gene encoding porphobilinogen synthase has protein sequence MAFPAYRPRRMRANPVVRAFVRETSVEPSDFIYPLFVKPGEGVRDEVPSMPGVFQLSVDQLAAEVDELSRCRVNSLMLFGLPARKDERGSEAYADDGIVQQAIRAIKQHAPGFHVITDVCLCEYTSHGHCGVLDEDGCVINDETLELLAAEAVSHARAGADMVAPSDMMDGRVAAIRAALDEAGFPHVPIMAYSAKYASGYYGPFRDAADSAPTFGDRSAYQMDPANSDEALREVALDLEEGADLVIVKPALAYLDIVRRVKERFAFPTVAYNVSGEYAMVKAAAAQGWIDERRVVLETLLSMKRAGADAIITYHAKDAARWIIEGHHGR, from the coding sequence ATGGCGTTTCCCGCCTATCGGCCGCGCCGCATGCGCGCGAACCCGGTGGTGCGCGCCTTCGTGCGCGAGACCTCCGTGGAGCCGAGCGATTTCATCTATCCCTTGTTCGTGAAGCCGGGGGAGGGCGTGCGCGACGAGGTGCCCTCGATGCCTGGCGTGTTCCAGCTCTCGGTCGACCAGCTGGCGGCCGAGGTGGACGAGCTCTCGCGCTGCCGCGTGAACTCGCTCATGCTGTTCGGCCTGCCCGCGCGCAAGGACGAGCGCGGCAGCGAGGCCTACGCCGACGACGGCATTGTGCAGCAGGCCATCCGCGCCATCAAGCAGCACGCGCCGGGCTTCCACGTGATCACCGACGTGTGCCTGTGCGAGTACACGAGCCACGGCCACTGCGGCGTGCTCGACGAGGACGGCTGTGTGATCAACGACGAGACGCTGGAGCTTCTGGCGGCTGAAGCGGTGAGCCATGCGCGCGCCGGAGCCGACATGGTGGCGCCCTCCGACATGATGGACGGGCGTGTGGCCGCCATCCGCGCGGCGCTCGACGAGGCGGGATTCCCGCACGTGCCCATCATGGCCTACTCGGCGAAGTACGCCTCGGGCTACTACGGGCCGTTCCGCGACGCGGCCGACTCGGCGCCGACCTTCGGCGACCGCTCGGCCTACCAGATGGATCCCGCCAACAGCGACGAGGCGCTGCGTGAAGTGGCCCTTGACCTGGAAGAAGGAGCTGATCTCGTCATCGTGAAGCCGGCGCTCGCCTACCTTGACATCGTGCGCCGCGTGAAGGAGCGCTTCGCGTTCCCCACGGTGGCCTACAACGTGTCGGGCGAGTACGCCATGGTGAAGGCCGCGGCCGCGCAGGGCTGGATCGACGAGCGGCGCGTGGTGCTCGAGACGCTGCTGTCCATGAAGCGCGCGGGCGCCGACGCCATCATCACGTACCATGCCAAGGACGCGGCGCGCTGGATCATCGAGGGCCATCATGGGCGCTGA